One genomic window of Actinoalloteichus hoggarensis includes the following:
- a CDS encoding site-2 protease family protein: protein MPAASSPAAPAGSVSGLLLLRVRGVPVLLAPSWWLISLLIVALYTPLVRRLLPDTGLAVSALLAAAFALLLGVSVLLHELGHCFVALRLGLPVRRIRLQFLGGAAELVRTPAKAGQEGLIAAAGPAVSLVLAAFFAGLLPLIEPRGVLWLLVAQVAVANAVVGAFNLLPGLPLDGGRVLRAAVWAVSGRRATGTRAAAVGGTLVAVLLAWWAAAGLLAGSDDRWLRLGACVIMIWFIAMGIGAELAVVGRRMWPPELRLAELTRPVLQLPSESPVADALAASAGRGVVLVRADGVAVGLLDRRTAEELARVSPSSPAEYATEAITAENVVLDSESGEEIVERVLSTSAWQFLVVDADGRPCGVLRREDLRAALDAG, encoded by the coding sequence ATGCCCGCCGCCAGCAGCCCCGCCGCGCCAGCGGGTTCGGTGTCGGGACTGCTGCTGCTTCGCGTGCGCGGCGTGCCGGTCCTGCTGGCCCCGTCCTGGTGGCTGATCTCCCTGTTGATCGTCGCCCTGTACACCCCGTTGGTACGCAGGCTGCTCCCCGACACCGGGCTGGCCGTCTCGGCGTTGCTGGCGGCGGCCTTCGCGCTGCTGCTGGGTGTCTCGGTCCTGCTGCACGAGCTCGGACACTGCTTCGTGGCGCTGCGCCTGGGCCTGCCGGTCCGTCGCATTCGGCTCCAGTTCCTCGGTGGAGCCGCGGAACTCGTCCGGACCCCGGCCAAGGCCGGTCAGGAAGGCCTGATCGCCGCGGCGGGGCCTGCGGTGTCCCTCGTGCTCGCCGCCTTCTTCGCCGGGCTCCTGCCGCTCATCGAGCCGCGCGGGGTGCTCTGGCTGCTCGTCGCCCAGGTCGCCGTGGCCAACGCCGTCGTCGGGGCCTTCAACCTGCTGCCGGGTCTGCCGCTGGATGGTGGACGGGTGCTGCGCGCGGCCGTCTGGGCGGTGAGCGGGCGACGGGCCACCGGCACGAGGGCGGCGGCGGTCGGCGGGACGCTCGTCGCGGTGCTGCTCGCATGGTGGGCGGCGGCGGGTCTCCTCGCGGGCAGCGATGATCGCTGGCTGCGGCTCGGTGCCTGCGTGATCATGATCTGGTTCATCGCGATGGGCATCGGCGCGGAGCTCGCGGTCGTCGGCAGGCGGATGTGGCCGCCGGAGCTTCGGCTCGCGGAACTGACCCGACCGGTCCTGCAGCTGCCCTCCGAGAGCCCGGTGGCCGATGCGCTGGCCGCCTCCGCGGGCCGCGGCGTCGTGCTGGTGCGGGCGGACGGCGTCGCCGTCGGTCTGCTGGACCGCCGGACGGCCGAGGAACTGGCGAGGGTGTCGCCGTCCTCGCCTGCCGAATACGCCACCGAGGCGATCACCGCGGAGAACGTCGTGCTGGACTCGGAGTCGGGGGAGGAGATCGTCGAGCGGGTGTTGAGCACGTCGGCCTGGCAGTTCCTCGTCGTCGACGCCGACGGGCGACCGTGCGGGGTGCTCCGGCGGGAGGATCTGCGGGCGGCACTCGACGCGGGTTGA
- a CDS encoding tRNA (adenine-N1)-methyltransferase, producing the protein MSSVSGPFQIGDRVQLTDPKGRHYTVVLEEGGEYHTHRGRLAHDALIGAPEGSVVTSTGGGTSYLALRPRLADYTLSMPRGAQVIYPKDAAQILMWGDVFPGARVLEAGAGSGALTCSLLRAVGSEGSVTSYEIRQDHADHADRNVRRFFGDKPDNWSLHVADLADYDGGPVDRVILDMVGPWEMLDVVAANLIPGGVLVVYVATVTQLSRITEALREQQCWTEPEAWETLVRPWHVVGLAVRPEHRMVAHTAFLLTARRLADGVTAPRPQRRPSKG; encoded by the coding sequence GTGAGCAGCGTCAGCGGCCCGTTCCAGATCGGCGACCGGGTACAGCTCACCGACCCCAAGGGCAGGCACTACACCGTGGTGCTCGAAGAGGGCGGGGAGTACCACACCCACCGAGGCAGGCTCGCTCACGACGCGCTCATCGGTGCCCCGGAGGGCTCGGTGGTGACGTCGACCGGCGGCGGGACCTCGTACCTGGCGCTACGCCCCCGGCTGGCCGACTACACGCTCTCGATGCCGCGAGGCGCCCAGGTCATCTATCCCAAGGACGCCGCGCAGATCCTGATGTGGGGCGACGTCTTCCCCGGCGCGCGAGTGCTGGAGGCGGGCGCGGGCTCCGGCGCCCTGACCTGCTCGCTGCTTCGGGCGGTCGGCTCCGAGGGCTCGGTGACCTCCTATGAGATCCGTCAGGACCACGCCGACCACGCCGACCGCAACGTGCGGCGGTTCTTCGGTGACAAACCCGACAACTGGTCCCTGCACGTGGCCGACCTGGCCGACTACGACGGCGGGCCGGTGGACCGCGTCATCCTGGACATGGTGGGGCCGTGGGAGATGCTCGACGTCGTCGCGGCGAACCTCATCCCGGGCGGCGTCCTCGTGGTCTACGTCGCGACGGTCACTCAGCTGTCCCGGATCACCGAGGCGCTGCGTGAGCAGCAGTGCTGGACGGAGCCGGAGGCCTGGGAGACCCTCGTGCGCCCGTGGCACGTCGTCGGGCTCGCGGTGCGGCCGGAACATCGGATGGTCGCCCACACGGCCTTCCTGCTCACCGCCAGGCGCCTCGCCGACGGCGTGACGGCGCCGAGGCCGCAGCGGCGGCCGAGCAAGGGCTGA
- the prcB gene encoding proteasome subunit beta, whose translation MEQSSVAPSSGAVLPAAYLAPGSSFVDFLRAASPGLLPGGRAENGGRVETPHGTTIVGVTFRGGVLIAGDRRATSGNLIAQRDVDKVYVTDDHSAVAIAGAAGIAVELARLFTVELQHYEKIHGVGLSLDGKANQLAGMVRGNLEQATMGLAAVPLFVGYDVNAADPDRAGRIISYDVAGGRYEERAGYHAVGSGSLFAKSALKKRHDPDADADAAVRTAVEALYDAADDDTATGHPDLVRRIYPTVVVITRSAGAVRLDDERAEAVARAVVAGRQENPGG comes from the coding sequence ATGGAACAGTCCTCGGTCGCGCCCTCGTCCGGCGCCGTGCTGCCTGCCGCGTATCTCGCGCCGGGCTCCTCCTTCGTCGACTTCCTCCGGGCGGCCTCGCCGGGACTGCTGCCCGGCGGCCGAGCTGAGAACGGAGGTCGAGTGGAGACGCCCCACGGTACGACGATCGTCGGAGTCACCTTCCGGGGTGGCGTGCTGATCGCGGGTGACCGCCGCGCCACCAGTGGAAACCTGATCGCACAGCGTGACGTGGACAAGGTCTACGTCACCGACGACCACTCGGCCGTCGCCATCGCGGGCGCGGCAGGCATCGCCGTGGAACTGGCCAGGCTGTTCACCGTGGAACTACAGCACTACGAGAAGATCCACGGCGTCGGCCTCTCGCTGGACGGCAAGGCCAACCAGCTCGCCGGCATGGTCCGGGGCAACCTGGAGCAGGCGACGATGGGGCTCGCGGCCGTTCCGCTGTTCGTGGGCTACGACGTGAACGCGGCGGACCCCGACCGGGCGGGCCGCATCATCTCCTACGACGTCGCGGGCGGGCGGTATGAGGAGCGTGCCGGTTATCACGCGGTGGGCTCCGGATCGCTCTTCGCGAAGTCGGCGTTGAAGAAGCGCCACGATCCGGACGCCGATGCGGACGCGGCGGTGCGGACGGCCGTGGAGGCCCTCTACGACGCCGCCGACGACGACACGGCCACCGGCCATCCCGACCTCGTCCGACGGATCTATCCGACGGTGGTCGTGATCACCAGGTCGGCGGGCGCGGTACGGCTCGACGACGAGCGGGCCGAGGCCGTCGCCCGGGCGGTGGTGGCGGGCCGCCAGGAGAATCCGGGCGGCTGA
- a CDS encoding DUF3558 family protein, protein MSIPNPRLASVGASAVLLLFLAACSEADSAAPGGDSDTRSVVEAAEDELIAVTKRACDEPTQVVLDELPDAAGNYTTNRSQGPTCNWTNRDYLEGATITAVTGAPYSEWIESDTLITGEIAETEIAGLPAAQGTTAEGCAVLVDVDGAALSVDVRLAHDEAPCDVAARLAAEVLGDR, encoded by the coding sequence ATGTCGATTCCGAATCCTCGGTTGGCGAGCGTGGGCGCGTCGGCGGTGTTGCTGCTGTTCCTGGCGGCGTGCAGCGAGGCCGACTCGGCCGCCCCCGGCGGTGACTCCGACACGCGAAGTGTCGTCGAGGCCGCCGAGGACGAACTGATCGCCGTCACGAAACGAGCCTGTGACGAGCCGACTCAGGTGGTGCTCGACGAATTACCCGACGCGGCCGGGAATTACACCACCAATCGGTCGCAGGGGCCTACCTGCAACTGGACTAATCGTGATTACCTCGAGGGTGCCACGATCACGGCGGTCACTGGTGCGCCGTATTCGGAATGGATCGAGTCCGACACGCTGATCACCGGCGAGATCGCGGAGACGGAGATCGCGGGCCTGCCCGCGGCCCAGGGCACGACCGCGGAGGGATGCGCCGTCCTCGTCGACGTCGACGGCGCGGCGCTCAGCGTGGACGTCCGACTGGCCCACGACGAGGCGCCCTGCGACGTGGCCGCGCGGCTGGCCGCCGAGGTCCTGGGCGACCGTTGA
- a CDS encoding ubiquitin-like protein Pup, with protein MAQERVQRHGGGDGDEDENPDAGTGGQERREQLGEDVDTILDEIDDVLEENAEDFVRAYVQKGGQ; from the coding sequence ATGGCACAGGAACGAGTGCAACGCCATGGCGGCGGTGACGGCGACGAGGACGAGAACCCGGACGCGGGCACCGGCGGCCAGGAACGCCGCGAGCAGCTCGGCGAGGACGTCGACACGATCCTCGACGAGATCGACGACGTGCTCGAGGAGAACGCGGAGGACTTCGTTCGCGCCTACGTCCAGAAGGGCGGCCAGTAG
- a CDS encoding aldo/keto reductase, producing the protein MSDTSERPVISRLALGLAALGRPAYINLGRDRELPVDRTVAAMRAATWATLDAAYARGLRWVDVARSYGRSEEFLADWLADRGHTDVTVSSKWGYAYVADWRPDAPVHEVKEHSRARLRTQWAQSRDLLGGRIDLYQVHSLTEDSPLFDDVDLLGDLAGLAAEGVRLGFSTSGPRQADTVRRAAAVEVDGRRLFQAVQSTWNPLEPSVGEALAEAHAEGLHVLVKEALANGRLVVRPPEPIVEIARRRGVGPDAVALAAALSRPWVDTVLLGPAGPAQLRANLAADGLRLDDAELHELLALAVPAGRYWNERAALSWT; encoded by the coding sequence GTGTCCGACACGTCTGAGCGCCCGGTGATCTCCCGACTGGCGTTGGGCCTGGCCGCCCTCGGTCGACCCGCCTACATCAATCTGGGTCGAGATCGGGAGCTGCCCGTTGATCGCACCGTCGCCGCGATGCGGGCGGCGACCTGGGCGACGCTGGACGCCGCCTACGCGCGGGGACTCCGCTGGGTCGACGTCGCCCGGTCCTACGGTCGTTCCGAGGAGTTCCTGGCGGACTGGCTCGCCGATCGGGGCCACACCGACGTCACGGTGTCGAGCAAGTGGGGTTACGCCTATGTCGCCGACTGGCGTCCCGACGCGCCCGTGCACGAGGTCAAGGAGCACTCCCGTGCCCGACTGCGGACCCAGTGGGCGCAGAGCCGAGACCTGCTCGGCGGCCGGATCGACCTCTATCAGGTGCATTCACTGACCGAGGACAGCCCGCTGTTCGACGATGTCGACCTGCTCGGCGACCTCGCCGGCCTCGCGGCGGAGGGCGTTCGGCTGGGCTTCTCCACCTCGGGCCCCCGCCAGGCCGACACGGTGCGCCGAGCCGCCGCCGTGGAGGTCGACGGACGCAGGCTCTTCCAAGCCGTCCAGTCCACCTGGAACCCGCTGGAGCCCTCGGTGGGCGAGGCGCTGGCCGAGGCGCATGCCGAGGGGCTGCACGTCCTGGTGAAGGAGGCGTTGGCCAACGGCAGACTGGTGGTGCGCCCGCCGGAGCCGATCGTCGAGATCGCGCGCCGCCGCGGCGTCGGTCCGGACGCGGTCGCCCTGGCCGCGGCGCTGTCCCGTCCCTGGGTGGACACCGTGCTGCTCGGTCCCGCCGGTCCCGCACAGCTGCGGGCCAACCTCGCCGCCGACGGCCTGCGCCTGGACGACGCCGAGCTGCACGAACTGCTCGCCCTAGCCGTCCCGGCGGGCCGGTACTGGAACGAGCGCGCCGCCTTGTCCTGGACCTGA
- a CDS encoding RecB family exonuclease, giving the protein MTDTAGTSIDAGRTPTGTVRRPALSPSRAGDFKQCPLLYRFRAVDRLPEKPTKAQVRGTVVHAVLERLFALPVDERLPERAEALLEPCWRELSAEQPAWTALFTGPDDPALAEWLGSARRLLAGYFELEDPRRLEPEACELLVETELDSGVLLRGYIDRIDVAPTGEIRVVDYKTGAAPRAIGEGKALFQMKFYALALWRLRGVVPRQLRLMYLADRQSLSYTPDEAELRRFERTLDAIWQAILRAGRTGDFRPNRSRLCDWCDHQAFCPEFGGTPPTYPGWPEPIAPDETPLDRAD; this is encoded by the coding sequence ATGACGGACACGGCGGGCACGAGCATCGACGCGGGCCGAACTCCCACGGGCACCGTCCGGAGACCTGCGCTGTCGCCCTCGCGGGCGGGCGACTTCAAGCAGTGTCCCCTGCTGTACCGCTTCCGAGCGGTGGACCGACTGCCGGAGAAGCCGACGAAGGCACAGGTACGGGGAACCGTCGTGCACGCCGTCCTGGAGCGACTCTTCGCCCTGCCGGTGGACGAGCGGCTGCCCGAACGCGCCGAGGCACTGCTGGAGCCCTGCTGGCGGGAGCTGTCCGCCGAGCAGCCCGCCTGGACCGCGTTGTTCACCGGCCCGGACGATCCGGCGCTCGCGGAGTGGCTCGGATCGGCGCGCAGGCTGCTGGCCGGCTACTTCGAACTGGAGGACCCCCGCAGGCTGGAACCGGAGGCCTGCGAGCTGCTGGTGGAGACGGAACTGGACTCCGGCGTGCTGCTGCGCGGCTATATCGACCGGATCGACGTCGCTCCGACCGGTGAGATCCGCGTGGTGGACTACAAGACCGGCGCGGCGCCGCGCGCGATCGGCGAGGGCAAGGCGCTCTTCCAGATGAAGTTCTACGCGCTGGCGCTGTGGCGACTGCGCGGCGTGGTGCCTCGCCAGCTCCGGCTGATGTACCTGGCCGATCGGCAGTCCCTGTCCTACACGCCCGACGAGGCGGAGCTCCGCCGCTTCGAGCGCACCCTGGACGCGATCTGGCAGGCCATCCTGCGCGCAGGCCGGACCGGCGACTTCCGCCCCAATCGCAGCAGGCTGTGCGACTGGTGCGATCATCAGGCCTTCTGTCCTGAGTTCGGTGGGACGCCCCCGACCTATCCCGGCTGGCCGGAGCCGATCGCACCCGACGAGACCCCGTTGGACCGCGCCGACTGA
- the prcA gene encoding proteasome subunit alpha yields MSMPFYASPEQLMRERSELARKGIAKGRSAIVLTYAGGVLFVAENPSKTLHKVSEIYDRIGFAAAGRYPEFENLRVAGIRHADLTGYAYDRRDVSGRSLASFYAKTLGAIFTEQIKPYEVEICVAEVGAAPELDQLYHLTYDGSIIEEPGFVVMGGQAETISNALRDSEHGGSSLAEALRGAVRALAAESTAAKGTTNRPTGTKSETGKPAVGQLEVAVLERDRPHRAFRRVPPSAVAEMLGEQPDGAGTQAGAASAGETSDSATDSDPSPEGRQPE; encoded by the coding sequence GTGAGCATGCCGTTCTACGCCTCGCCAGAGCAGTTGATGCGCGAGCGGTCCGAGCTGGCCCGCAAAGGCATCGCCAAGGGCCGCAGCGCCATCGTGCTGACCTACGCGGGCGGAGTGCTCTTCGTCGCGGAGAACCCGTCGAAGACGCTGCACAAGGTCTCCGAGATCTACGATCGCATCGGATTCGCCGCCGCGGGCCGATACCCGGAGTTCGAGAACCTGCGCGTCGCGGGCATCCGGCACGCGGATCTGACCGGCTACGCCTATGACCGCCGAGACGTCTCCGGGCGTTCGCTGGCGAGCTTCTACGCCAAGACGCTCGGTGCGATCTTCACCGAGCAGATCAAGCCGTACGAGGTCGAGATCTGCGTCGCCGAGGTCGGGGCCGCGCCCGAACTCGACCAGCTGTACCACCTCACCTACGACGGCTCCATCATCGAGGAGCCCGGCTTCGTGGTGATGGGCGGCCAGGCCGAGACCATCTCCAACGCGCTGCGCGACTCGGAACACGGCGGGTCGAGCCTGGCAGAGGCGCTGCGGGGCGCGGTTCGGGCGCTGGCCGCGGAGTCGACGGCGGCCAAGGGGACGACGAACAGGCCGACGGGGACCAAGAGTGAGACCGGTAAGCCTGCCGTCGGGCAGCTGGAGGTGGCGGTGCTGGAACGCGATCGACCCCATCGCGCCTTCCGCCGAGTCCCGCCTTCCGCCGTCGCGGAGATGCTCGGCGAACAGCCCGACGGCGCGGGGACGCAGGCCGGTGCCGCGAGCGCCGGGGAGACCTCAGACTCCGCGACCGACTCCGATCCCTCGCCAGAGGGACGACAGCCCGAGTGA
- the dop gene encoding depupylase/deamidase Dop, producing the protein MRRIMGTEVEYGIAVPGDSTANPVLTSTQVVLAYAASADIPRSRRARWDYEVESPLRDARGFDLGAGHLPPADPDSDELGAANVILTNGARLYVDHAHPEYSAPEVTNPRDAVIWDKAGERIMEAAAMRAATVPGQPRLQLYKNNIDNKGASYGTHENYLMARSTPFTSVVAGLTPFFVSRQVVCGSGRVGLGPSGDGAGFQLSQRADYIEVEVGLETTLKRGIINTRDEPHADADKYRRLHVIIGDANLAETSTYLKLGTTALVLDMIESGRRFDDLRLADPVHAVHVISHDPGLRATVSLADGRRFTGLDLQWAYHERAQRFAEAGGVEPPGRDVLDTWGEVLAALGRDPMECADRLDWPAKLRLLEGYRTRDGLGWASPRLHLVDLQYSDVRLDKGLYNRLVARGSMRRLVAEEEVQAAIGAPPEDTRAYFRGRCLERYPSAVSAASWDSVIFDLGRDSLVRIPTLEPLRGTKAHVGHLLEAAKTAEELVDSLTRR; encoded by the coding sequence ATGCGGCGGATCATGGGCACCGAGGTGGAATACGGCATCGCAGTGCCGGGGGACAGCACCGCCAATCCGGTGCTCACCTCGACGCAGGTGGTACTGGCGTACGCGGCCTCCGCGGACATCCCCCGATCGCGGCGGGCGCGATGGGACTACGAGGTCGAGTCCCCGTTGCGCGACGCGCGCGGCTTCGATCTGGGCGCGGGTCACCTGCCGCCCGCCGACCCCGATTCCGACGAGCTCGGCGCGGCCAACGTCATCCTCACCAACGGCGCGCGGCTCTACGTCGACCACGCGCACCCGGAGTACTCGGCGCCCGAGGTCACCAACCCTCGGGACGCGGTGATCTGGGACAAGGCGGGGGAGCGGATCATGGAGGCGGCGGCGATGCGCGCCGCCACCGTGCCCGGCCAGCCCCGGCTGCAGCTCTACAAGAACAACATCGACAACAAGGGCGCCTCCTACGGCACCCACGAGAACTACCTGATGGCGCGGAGCACGCCGTTCACCTCCGTCGTCGCGGGACTGACGCCGTTCTTCGTCTCGCGGCAGGTGGTCTGCGGCTCGGGCCGGGTCGGCCTCGGCCCGTCCGGCGACGGCGCGGGCTTCCAGCTCTCCCAGCGGGCCGACTACATCGAGGTCGAGGTCGGCCTGGAGACCACCCTCAAGCGGGGCATCATCAACACCCGCGACGAGCCGCACGCCGACGCGGACAAGTACCGCCGACTCCACGTCATCATCGGCGACGCGAACCTCGCCGAGACGTCCACGTATCTCAAGCTGGGCACGACGGCGCTGGTGCTGGACATGATCGAGTCCGGCAGGCGTTTCGACGACCTTCGGCTCGCCGATCCGGTCCACGCCGTCCATGTCATCAGCCACGATCCCGGCCTGCGGGCCACCGTCTCGTTGGCCGACGGCCGCCGCTTCACCGGCCTCGACCTGCAGTGGGCATATCACGAGCGGGCGCAGCGCTTCGCCGAGGCGGGCGGCGTCGAACCGCCGGGACGGGACGTGCTGGACACGTGGGGAGAGGTCCTCGCCGCGCTCGGACGTGACCCGATGGAGTGCGCCGACCGGCTCGACTGGCCCGCCAAGCTTCGACTGCTGGAGGGCTACCGCACCAGGGACGGCCTCGGCTGGGCCTCGCCTCGACTTCATCTGGTGGACCTCCAGTACTCCGACGTCCGCCTCGACAAGGGCCTCTACAACCGGCTGGTGGCGCGGGGCTCGATGCGCAGGCTCGTCGCGGAGGAGGAGGTGCAGGCGGCGATCGGCGCTCCGCCCGAGGACACCAGGGCCTACTTCCGCGGCCGTTGCCTGGAGCGTTACCCCTCGGCCGTCTCAGCCGCCTCCTGGGACTCGGTGATCTTCGACCTCGGTCGAGACTCGCTGGTGCGGATCCCGACGCTCGAGCCCCTGCGCGGCACGAAGGCGCACGTCGGACACCTGCTGGAGGCGGCCAAGACCGCCGAGGAGCTGGTGGACTCCTTGACCCGTCGTTGA
- a CDS encoding universal stress protein produces MRADLDIEGGVVVGIDGSDASLHALFLASEEAGRRDCLLHVVRAWTLRTAPRPPEVPPSTVPSVAEFHDWIVLRTRALVEETLPAPEDRARVRLHLPRSQAVGALLTAAETAELLVVGHRGRGSRLMLGSVAAICVRRAGCPVLVTRPHHRRAAGRRATAGG; encoded by the coding sequence ATGCGTGCCGACCTGGACATCGAGGGCGGCGTCGTCGTCGGGATCGACGGATCGGACGCCTCGCTCCACGCCCTCTTCCTGGCCTCCGAGGAGGCCGGGCGGCGAGACTGTCTGCTTCACGTCGTGCGGGCGTGGACATTGCGCACCGCGCCCCGGCCGCCGGAGGTCCCGCCGTCGACGGTCCCCAGCGTCGCCGAATTCCACGACTGGATCGTGCTGCGCACCCGCGCTCTCGTGGAGGAGACCCTCCCCGCTCCCGAGGATCGAGCGAGAGTGCGGCTCCACCTCCCGCGCTCGCAGGCCGTCGGCGCGCTGCTGACGGCCGCCGAGACCGCCGAACTGCTGGTCGTCGGCCACCGAGGACGTGGCAGCAGGCTGATGCTCGGATCGGTGGCGGCGATCTGCGTCCGTCGGGCGGGCTGCCCGGTGCTGGTCACCCGGCCGCACCACCGCCGCGCCGCCGGACGGCGGGCCACCGCGGGCGGCTGA
- a CDS encoding NUDIX hydrolase yields MGTPDELVAVFDAAGTRVGSTSRADMRARSLWHATSSVLVRSGDGLRVYVHRRTETKDVFPGRFDCWAGGVLGAAEEMAACARRELAEELGVSGTPLVRLFDDRYESDTVRLFTTAFEARWDGPVRHQPEEVAEGGWMPLTELRDRIADPDWPMVPDGRVLARRWLRRLDAGEFD; encoded by the coding sequence ATGGGCACTCCAGACGAGCTGGTCGCCGTGTTCGACGCGGCGGGCACCCGCGTGGGATCCACCAGCCGAGCCGACATGCGGGCGCGCTCGCTGTGGCATGCCACCAGCTCGGTGCTGGTCAGATCGGGTGATGGACTGCGGGTCTACGTGCATCGGCGAACGGAGACCAAGGACGTGTTCCCCGGCCGGTTCGACTGCTGGGCGGGCGGCGTACTCGGCGCGGCCGAGGAGATGGCGGCGTGCGCGAGGCGCGAGCTGGCCGAGGAGCTGGGCGTGAGTGGAACGCCCCTGGTCCGGCTCTTCGACGATCGCTACGAGTCCGACACGGTCCGGTTGTTCACCACGGCGTTCGAGGCGCGGTGGGACGGCCCCGTCCGGCACCAGCCCGAGGAGGTCGCCGAGGGCGGCTGGATGCCGCTGACCGAGCTGCGCGATCGGATCGCCGACCCGGACTGGCCGATGGTTCCGGACGGCCGCGTCCTGGCTCGGCGGTGGCTGCGACGTCTGGATGCGGGCGAGTTCGACTAG
- the arc gene encoding proteasome ATPase — protein sequence MPHDHPGSRPDSGEEQRPGGDAELAAQIRFLEDEVALLRRQSSQSPRQSQLMEQRLAEASDRIDKLTERNAKLVDTLKDARTQLMALREEVDRLAQPPSGYGVFLRGHEDGTADVFTASRRMRVPLSPTVEIGDLTLGQTVRLNEALTVVEAGGYERIGEICTLRELLTDPGQDSPSRALVVGHTDEERLVWLAAPLAESPLKSGDSLLVDSKAGYAYERVPKAEVEDLVLEEVPDVGYTDIGGLGRQIEQIRDAVELPFLHADLFREYELRPPKGVLLYGPPGCGKTLIAKAVANSLAKQVVSARGGPDEQAKSYFLNIKGPELLNKFVGETERHIRLIFQRAREKASEGTPVIVFFDEMDSIFRTRGSGVSSDVETTIVPQLLSEIDGVEGLENVIVIGASNREDMIDPAILRPGRLDVKIKIERPDAEGAKDIFSKYLTATLPIHADDLVEFRGDKQACVEGMIQNTVERMYAESDENRFLEVTYANGDKEVLYFRDFNSGAMIQNIVDRAKKAAIKGVLETGQPGLRVQHLLDAIVDEFAENEDLPNTTNPDDWARISGKKGERIVYIRTLVTGKNQESGRAIDTATNTGQYL from the coding sequence ATGCCGCACGACCATCCCGGCAGCAGGCCTGACAGCGGCGAAGAGCAGCGACCCGGTGGCGACGCCGAGCTTGCTGCGCAGATCCGATTCCTGGAGGACGAGGTGGCACTGCTGCGCCGCCAGTCGTCCCAGTCTCCTCGACAGTCCCAACTCATGGAACAGCGCCTCGCCGAGGCGTCGGATCGCATCGACAAGCTCACCGAGCGCAACGCGAAACTGGTGGACACCCTCAAGGACGCCCGTACTCAGCTCATGGCCCTGCGCGAAGAGGTCGACCGCCTCGCGCAGCCGCCGAGCGGCTACGGGGTCTTCCTGCGGGGCCACGAGGACGGCACGGCGGACGTGTTCACCGCCAGCCGTCGGATGCGAGTCCCGCTCTCGCCCACTGTGGAGATCGGCGACCTCACCCTAGGCCAGACGGTGCGCCTCAACGAGGCGTTGACCGTGGTGGAGGCGGGCGGATACGAGCGGATCGGGGAGATCTGCACTCTGCGCGAGCTTCTGACCGATCCCGGTCAGGACAGCCCGAGTCGTGCACTGGTCGTGGGTCACACGGACGAGGAGCGTCTGGTGTGGCTGGCGGCGCCGCTGGCCGAGTCGCCGCTGAAGTCCGGCGACTCCCTGCTGGTGGACAGCAAGGCCGGCTACGCCTATGAGCGAGTGCCCAAGGCCGAGGTGGAGGACCTCGTCCTGGAAGAGGTCCCCGATGTGGGTTACACCGACATCGGTGGTCTCGGCAGGCAGATCGAGCAGATCCGCGACGCGGTGGAACTGCCGTTCCTGCACGCCGACCTCTTCCGCGAGTACGAGCTGCGGCCGCCGAAGGGCGTGCTGCTGTACGGACCGCCCGGCTGCGGCAAGACGCTGATCGCCAAGGCGGTGGCCAACTCGCTGGCCAAGCAGGTCGTCTCCGCGCGAGGCGGCCCGGACGAACAGGCCAAGTCCTACTTTCTCAACATCAAGGGCCCCGAGCTGCTGAACAAGTTCGTCGGGGAGACCGAGCGACACATTCGGCTGATCTTCCAGCGGGCCAGGGAGAAGGCCTCCGAGGGCACGCCCGTGATCGTCTTCTTCGACGAGATGGACTCGATCTTCCGCACCAGGGGCAGCGGCGTCTCCTCCGACGTCGAGACGACCATCGTTCCGCAGCTGCTCAGCGAGATCGACGGCGTCGAGGGGCTGGAGAACGTCATCGTGATCGGCGCCTCCAACCGGGAGGACATGATCGACCCGGCGATCCTGCGGCCGGGCAGGCTCGACGTGAAGATCAAGATCGAGCGTCCGGACGCCGAAGGCGCCAAGGACATCTTCTCCAAGTACCTGACGGCCACCCTCCCGATCCACGCCGACGACCTGGTGGAGTTCCGGGGAGACAAGCAGGCCTGCGTCGAGGGGATGATTCAGAACACCGTCGAGCGGATGTACGCCGAGTCCGACGAGAACCGCTTCCTGGAGGTCACCTATGCCAACGGTGACAAAGAGGTGCTGTACTTCCGCGACTTCAACTCCGGGGCGATGATTCAGAACATCGTCGACCGGGCCAAGAAGGCCGCCATCAAGGGAGTGCTGGAGACCGGACAGCCCGGACTCCGGGTCCAGCACCTGCTGGACGCCATCGTGGACGAGTTCGCCGAGAACGAGGACCTTCCCAACACGACCAATCCGGATGACTGGGCACGCATCTCGGGCAAGAAGGGGGAGCGCATCGTCTACATCCGCACCCTGGTGACCGGTAAGAACCAGGAGTCCGGACGTGCCATCGACACCGCGACCAACACGGGGCAGTACTTGTGA